A genome region from Solanum pennellii chromosome 12, SPENNV200 includes the following:
- the LOC107005852 gene encoding homeobox protein knotted-1-like LET12 isoform X3, translated as MEFHDHFSQELGQQQHQQHNVGDDVSDQSMNFSVKLSQQYRDEVNNNEHNNNNNNSNVWDQSEKYKADILNHHLSEQLLSAHVACLRIATPVDQLPRIDEQLTESQNLVAKYYVVGQSQRSLDDKELDQFMANYVLLLSSFKEQLQQHVRVHAMEAVMACWDLDQSLQTLTGVASGEGTGATMSDDDEDNQVESETYCHYNGILDGQDSNGFGPLVPTENERFLMERVRQELKQEFKQDYKGKIVDIREEILRKRRAGKLPGDTTSALKAWWKSHSKWPYPTICYASSQCWILSVLKAYIRTLRMQLS; from the exons atGGAGTTTCATGATCATTTTTCTCAAGAATTAGgtcaacaacaacaccaacaacacaACGTCGGTGACGATGTTTCGGATCAATCGATGAATTTCTCCGTAAAGCTAAGTCAACAATATAGGGACGAGGTCAATAACAACGagcacaacaacaacaacaataatagtaaCGTTTGGGATCAGAGTGAGAAATACAAAGCGGATATTTTAAACCATCATTTATCGGAACAACTTCTTTCTGCACACGTGGCTTGCCTGAGAATCGCGACTCCGGTGGACCAGTTACCGAGGATCGACGAGCAGTTGACGGAGTCACAGAATTTGGTGGCAAAGTACTATGTTGTTGGTCAAAGTCAACGGTCTCTTGATGATAAAGAACTTGATCAATTTATg GCAAATTATGTTCTATTGCTCTCTTCTTTTAAAGAGCAACTACAACAACATGTTCGTGTCCATGCAATGGAAGCTGTCATGGCTTGTTGGGATCTTGATCAATCTCTACAAACTTTAACAG GGGTAGCATCAGGAGAAGGTACAGGTGCAACCATGTCAGATGATGATGAAGATAATCAAGTAGAAAGTGAGACATATTGTCATTATAATGGAATTTTAGATGGACAAGATAGTAATGGTTTTGGTCCTCTTGTACCTACTGAAAATGAAAGATTTTTGATGGAACGTGTGAGGCAAGAATTGAAACAAGAGTTCAAACAG gaTTACAAGGGGAAGATTGTAGACATTAGAgaagaaattttaagaaaaagaagagcaGGAAAGCTGCCTGGTGACACTACTTCTGCCTTAAAAGCTTGGTGGAAATCACATTCTAAGTGGCCTTATCCCACA ATCTGTTATGCAAGCTCACAGTGTTGGATTTTGAGCGTGCTTAAGGCATACATTCGGACACTTAGAATGCAACTCTCATAG
- the LOC107005852 gene encoding homeobox protein knotted-1-like LET12 isoform X1, with product MEFHDHFSQELGQQQHQQHNVGDDVSDQSMNFSVKLSQQYRDEVNNNEHNNNNNNSNVWDQSEKYKADILNHHLSEQLLSAHVACLRIATPVDQLPRIDEQLTESQNLVAKYYVVGQSQRSLDDKELDQFMANYVLLLSSFKEQLQQHVRVHAMEAVMACWDLDQSLQTLTGVASGEGTGATMSDDDEDNQVESETYCHYNGILDGQDSNGFGPLVPTENERFLMERVRQELKQEFKQDYKGKIVDIREEILRKRRAGKLPGDTTSALKAWWKSHSKWPYPTEEDKAKLVKDTGLQLKQVNNWFINQRKRNWHSTPSSSSTQKSKRKSAGEKSRNDHFT from the exons atGGAGTTTCATGATCATTTTTCTCAAGAATTAGgtcaacaacaacaccaacaacacaACGTCGGTGACGATGTTTCGGATCAATCGATGAATTTCTCCGTAAAGCTAAGTCAACAATATAGGGACGAGGTCAATAACAACGagcacaacaacaacaacaataatagtaaCGTTTGGGATCAGAGTGAGAAATACAAAGCGGATATTTTAAACCATCATTTATCGGAACAACTTCTTTCTGCACACGTGGCTTGCCTGAGAATCGCGACTCCGGTGGACCAGTTACCGAGGATCGACGAGCAGTTGACGGAGTCACAGAATTTGGTGGCAAAGTACTATGTTGTTGGTCAAAGTCAACGGTCTCTTGATGATAAAGAACTTGATCAATTTATg GCAAATTATGTTCTATTGCTCTCTTCTTTTAAAGAGCAACTACAACAACATGTTCGTGTCCATGCAATGGAAGCTGTCATGGCTTGTTGGGATCTTGATCAATCTCTACAAACTTTAACAG GGGTAGCATCAGGAGAAGGTACAGGTGCAACCATGTCAGATGATGATGAAGATAATCAAGTAGAAAGTGAGACATATTGTCATTATAATGGAATTTTAGATGGACAAGATAGTAATGGTTTTGGTCCTCTTGTACCTACTGAAAATGAAAGATTTTTGATGGAACGTGTGAGGCAAGAATTGAAACAAGAGTTCAAACAG gaTTACAAGGGGAAGATTGTAGACATTAGAgaagaaattttaagaaaaagaagagcaGGAAAGCTGCCTGGTGACACTACTTCTGCCTTAAAAGCTTGGTGGAAATCACATTCTAAGTGGCCTTATCCCACA GAGGAAGATAAAGCAAAATTAGTGAAAGATACAGGATTGCAATTAAAACAAGTCAATAATTGGTTCATTAACCAAAGGAAAAGAAATTGGCACTCTACTCCATCATCATCTTCTACACAAAAAAGCAAACGCAAAAG tgcAGGTGAAAAATCTAGAAATGATCACTTCACATGA
- the LOC107005852 gene encoding homeobox protein knotted-1-like LET12 isoform X2 yields the protein MEFHDHFSQELGQQQHQQHNVGDDVSDQSMNFSVKLSQQYRDEVNNNEHNNNNNNSNVWDQSEKYKADILNHHLSEQLLSAHVACLRIATPVDQLPRIDEQLTESQNLVAKYYVVGQSQRSLDDKELDQFMANYVLLLSSFKEQLQQHVRVHAMEAVMACWDLDQSLQTLTGVASGEGTGATMSDDDEDNQVESETYCHYNGILDGQDSNGFGPLVPTENERFLMERVRQELKQEFKQDYKGKIVDIREEILRKRRAGKLPGDTTSALKAWWKSHSKWPYPTEEDKAKLVKDTGLQLKQVNNWFINQRKRNWHSTPSSSSTQKSKRKR from the exons atGGAGTTTCATGATCATTTTTCTCAAGAATTAGgtcaacaacaacaccaacaacacaACGTCGGTGACGATGTTTCGGATCAATCGATGAATTTCTCCGTAAAGCTAAGTCAACAATATAGGGACGAGGTCAATAACAACGagcacaacaacaacaacaataatagtaaCGTTTGGGATCAGAGTGAGAAATACAAAGCGGATATTTTAAACCATCATTTATCGGAACAACTTCTTTCTGCACACGTGGCTTGCCTGAGAATCGCGACTCCGGTGGACCAGTTACCGAGGATCGACGAGCAGTTGACGGAGTCACAGAATTTGGTGGCAAAGTACTATGTTGTTGGTCAAAGTCAACGGTCTCTTGATGATAAAGAACTTGATCAATTTATg GCAAATTATGTTCTATTGCTCTCTTCTTTTAAAGAGCAACTACAACAACATGTTCGTGTCCATGCAATGGAAGCTGTCATGGCTTGTTGGGATCTTGATCAATCTCTACAAACTTTAACAG GGGTAGCATCAGGAGAAGGTACAGGTGCAACCATGTCAGATGATGATGAAGATAATCAAGTAGAAAGTGAGACATATTGTCATTATAATGGAATTTTAGATGGACAAGATAGTAATGGTTTTGGTCCTCTTGTACCTACTGAAAATGAAAGATTTTTGATGGAACGTGTGAGGCAAGAATTGAAACAAGAGTTCAAACAG gaTTACAAGGGGAAGATTGTAGACATTAGAgaagaaattttaagaaaaagaagagcaGGAAAGCTGCCTGGTGACACTACTTCTGCCTTAAAAGCTTGGTGGAAATCACATTCTAAGTGGCCTTATCCCACA GAGGAAGATAAAGCAAAATTAGTGAAAGATACAGGATTGCAATTAAAACAAGTCAATAATTGGTTCATTAACCAAAGGAAAAGAAATTGGCACTCTACTCCATCATCATCTTCTACACAAAAAAGCAAACGCAAAAG GTGA
- the LOC107006750 gene encoding uncharacterized protein LOC107006750 — MNSYIPITDSKQENEISNYYYDSSSSPTGCGCGLCSCLSCFNWGKGHEVQSRSLLQDHETEQRESWLVILKNLLRKMNRNSKKSRPQFQYDAQSYALNFDDGAREEEDGLYCNFSSRFAVPVIAQKQSKIGL, encoded by the coding sequence ATGAATAGTTATATTCCCATTACTGATTCCAAACAAGAAAACGAAATTTCTAATTATTACTACGATTCATCATCTTCTCCAACTGGATGTGGATGTGGATTGTGTAGTTGTTTATCATGTTTCAATTGGGGCAAAGGCCATGAAGTTCAAAGCAGATCTCTGCTACAAGATCATGAAACAGAGCAAAGAGAATCATGGCTGGTGATATTGAagaatttattaagaaaaatgaatCGGAATTCGAAGAAATCGAGACCTCAATTTCAGTATGATGCTCAGAGTTATGCTCTAAATTTTGATGATGGAGCTCGTGAGGAAGAAGATGGGCTTTATTGTAATTTCTCATCTAGGTTTGCTGTCCCTGTTATTGCTCAAAAACAGAGCAAAATTGGTTTGtga